The Triticum aestivum cultivar Chinese Spring chromosome 4B, IWGSC CS RefSeq v2.1, whole genome shotgun sequence sequence TTTTTCagaattcaaattttgttcatatttttctgtttttttggaattccaatttttttactGTTTTTCCAAAAATGGTCGTGTTCAAATTTTGTTATTTTTAAAAAACTGTTTGTATTTTGACATTCTGAGCAAGTTTGAAaggcatgaacatttttttgaaatttttgtacAATTTATAAAAATACAAATATTAGTATTTTATGAACAAAACAGGAAAACTAGAAACCCTAAAGAAAACCGTGTAAAAAAAAGAAACATAAACTAAAGAGTGAAGGTGCTGTGTTTTTTTCTTGCCGTTATGTCTCCCGCACAGGAAGAAGAAAACAAGGCTAGAAGGAAAATCAGATATGTTGTCCCAGAATCCCAGATGGTTTGTGCGGTTACACGTAGTGCGTGAGGGCTGTGGTTTGAATCCAGCCAAGGACATTCACCTTTTTTTCGATTAAAACTAGAAAAGTAAATGGGTTGAGCCCATGAGGGAGGGCTGTTTGCCGGGTATTGGGTATTATACGAACCTACAGCATATATACGTTCTACGTAGGAAAATGAATACAATTTGTGAAAAGTCCATACTACCCTTTATACGTTttgtgagggggggggggtgtaccgaagcactTCTCTAAATATAATGAGTTCAAATCTGGAATCATTCCATTCTGATCCTAGTATCAAgtattaagcataacaaagtcatcgAAATATCAATCTCATAGTGGATAACAAGCATCAAGCCCAAAAAAAATTGACATCTATTATATAAGAGTTCTCATCCAATTCTCATCTACCTCCATGTGCCTATAGAAAGATTACTCACACATGAATGAGAGCGTAACGAAACTGTTCTTGCAAAAGGTTTGGTGATGAGAANNNNNNNNNNNNNNNNNNNNNNNNNNNNNNNNNNNNNNNNNNNNNNNNNNNNNNNNNNNNNNNNNNNNNNNNNNNNNNNNNNNNNNNNNNNNNNNNNNNNNNNNNNNNNNNNNNNNNNNNNNNNNNNNNNNNNNNNNNNNNNNNNNNNNNNNNNNNNNNNNNNNNNNNNNNNNNNNNNNNNNNNNNNNNNNNNNNNNNNNNNNNNNNNNNNNNNNNNNNNNNNNNNNNNNNNNNNNNNNNNNNNNNNNNNNNNNNNNNNNNNNNNNNNNNNNNNNNNNNNNNNNNNNNNNNNNNNNNNNNNNNNNNNNNNNNNNNNNNNNNNNNNNNNNNNNNNNNNNNNNNNNNNNNNNNNNNNNNNNNNNNNNNNNNNNNNNNNNNNNNNNNNNNNNNNNNNNNNNNNNNNNNNNNNNNNNNNNGATCTCCGGAGGAAAAACAGAAGGTGGCGGCACAGGTTTTCTCAAATGGAAACGGGAGGGAAGGAAATCCTCCTtaattcaaaaaatatattttctgaAAAGAAAATTCCAACAATTCAAAACCATTCAAAATACATTCAGAAAACATAAATAGTCTGTGCTAATTGAAAAGGAAAACACCATCGACGACATTCAGGATCCCCTGGTCATTAGCCAAATTGTCCTCCTCTTCTCCATCCACCGCATGAAAGTTCAAGTCCCAGCCATGATGACAACGAGATCTTCCCGCGGCGTCACCTTCCTCACGGTGCTGTCCATTAAACCGCCGCTTCACCCGTGGCCATGGAGAGGAAGATGAAGCCATGTACCTCCATTCCAAGGAATCAGAGGCACTCAGCACTACGATGGCATCCTCCAGGCTGACCACGCCGCCGTTGCGTCCCCTCGCTATTCCTGCACCGACGATGGTGTTCTTGATGCGCATCTCCGATTCACGATTCAGTCGGTCGATGCCGTCAATCAATATAACGCGGTGAGGGTTCTCCATGATCGCTTCGAATAGCCTCCCCTCGATATCGCCGTCGTTTTCCGGTGATCTCGGCCTCTTGAGAGCGTGCTTGCCGGTGCGCGCGGAAATGTCGGGGCTACCCTGCACCTGCAGGGTCGTGAACTCGATGTATGAGCCAAACACGAGCCTCGCGAGGTCCCGAGCCACCGTCATCTTTCCGCCATCGTCCCTTCCTAGGAAGAGCAGCCAAGTTGACGACGAGGAGCCAAACGGATTAGCGCCCGCCCTCCTCCTGGTCACACCAGATCGGCACCCGAGCAGCGTGCTCGATATGCCAGGGACGATATTCCTGTGCCGCGGAACGCGAAGCTCGAGCGCATCGCAGAGGATCTTGAGATTTGTCGCGCTGAGCTCCGCGAACTTCGGCCGGCGGCAAGCAGCCTGCATATGTCGCCGTTTAATGACTCATGAGTGAAATACAGTAGGCACATGTATATATCTGCATGGGTGTGTTATACGTACGTCTGCTTGAAGACTGGTGCCACTGCAGGTTAATCTGATGCGAGTTTTATCTTTGTAGGGGCGAAGCCATGAAGGAATGTTCGCCGTCGTTTCGTCTAGCTCGGTGCCGCCAAAGATGGCCGGTCGTCCTTCTCCTGATTTTGCTTTGCTAGCTTGACACCCACTGGAAGAATAACACAGGAAAAATTAGCGTTCttgttactccctccttccatatacATAGGACCTAATACGTCTTTCGAGGAAGCCTTTGACCAATAATAAAATTATTAGTATATAAGATGTATGatacaaaaattatatcattagaaactTCTTTAACATACGAATTCAATGATATGATTTGTGTAACATGCATGTTNNNNNNNNNNNNNNNNNNNNNNNNNNNNNNNNNNNNNNNNNNNNNNNNNNNNNNNNNNNNNNNNNNNNNNNNNNNNNNNNNNNNNNNNNNNNNNNNNNNNNNNNNNNNNNNNNNNNNNNNNNNNNNNNNNNNNNNNNNNNNNNNNNNNNNNNNNNNNNNNNNNNNNNNNNNNNNNNNNNNNNNNNNNNNNNNNNNNNTATATCATTGTGCTAACCCATGGTCAAAGGTAACCTCAAAAAACGTATTAGGCCCTGTATAAGTGAAAGGAGGGTGTAAGATTTTTACTTGTGGTCCATATTTCTTTTTCAAAAATGTCTAGATGTTTACTTCCCATAAATTTCTTTGAAATATGAAAAATAGTGAAGCTGCATGCACGCGTGCACCTACATTGGACAAACTAGTGGCCCATTCTTGTCCTAGCTTGTTATTGCATAGTAACAAAAGAGTTCAAATTTTCAAATGGAACATAACAAAGTTGGATTTTGTGTATTTCACTTCTTTAGTGAAATAAACATTTTAAGCTAACCCTTGTCGAGATACAACCGAATGTGAAAACGAATTATCAACAGGGGAAACATTTTAAGCTACAAAAACatttcaattttaaaaaaaatagcTTTTGGTAGGATGATATGACTCTCTTTGAATGGTTGCCAAACAATTAATCATTTTCTTTGCATGCAATGTGGGCGAACGAATAACGGAACACATGACAAAGCATATGGCAAAACCGCATCGCGCGAAGTAGTCAGAGGACATTTGTTTCTTATAAAATTTGGTTTTGTTGTAGATGTTAATTTTTTTTCTATCTATCAAATTTACAAGCACGAGTTACAAAAATACTCCATATTTTGGAACGCGGGGAAAGGGAGTATCTCTCTTCAAAGATACATGACTTCATAAGTGGTTTTTTAGCTGGACTTCATAAGTGGTGGGTCTTAGAGGGCTGAAGACCCTATGTGGCCCAATTATCATTACCTTCAACCTTGTAACTGTTCTGTCTCTTTATCACTAAGTTAAAGTGGCCGGGGCTCTATTCAAGCTTTTTGTCTAGTAAAGAACATTCGCCGTCATGATCACGGTCATAGAAACAGAACATCATGTCCTAGGTAATAAGAAAGAAAGCTTAAAATTCATCTACATAAAACAAAATGCCAACCACATTGCGATATTCCCCGGCAAATAATCACATTACGATATTGACATTTGGGTGCAAATTCTTTTTGACATgtgttagtgataacttatatttCACCGTATTTCAGTCATGAGTTTTTTTTTCCCGAGGTTCAGTCATGGGGGTTGCTAAGACCTTTAACCATTTAGCCGTTCTGCCCTAGCTGGGTAAGAAGAGGGAAAGCTAGAACNNNNNNNNNNNNNNNNNNNNNNNNNNNNNNNNNNNNNNNNNNNNNNNNNNNNNNNNNNNNNNNNNNNNNNNNNNNNNNNNNNNNNNNNNNNNNNNNNNNNNNNNNNNNNNNNNNNNNNNNNNNNNNNNNNNNNNNNNNNNNNNNNNNNNNNNNNNNNNNNNNNNNNNNNNNNNNNNNNNNNNNNNNNNNNNNNNNNNNNNNNNNNNNNNNNNNNNNNNNNNNNNNNNNNNNNNNNNNNNNNNNNNNNNNNNNNNNNNNNNNNNNNNNNNNNNNNNNNNNNNNNNNNNNNNNNNNNNNNNNNNNNNNNNNNNNNNNNNNNNNNNNNNNNNNNNNNNNNNNNNNNNNNNNNNNNNNNNNNNNNNNNNNNNNNNNNNNNNNNNNNNNNNNNNNNNNNNNNNNNNNNNNNNNNNNNNNNNNNNNNNNNNNNNNNNNNNNNNNNNNNNNNNNNNNNNNNNNNNNNNNNNNNNNNNNNNNNNNNNNNNNNNNNNNNNNNNNNNNNNNNNNNNNNNNNNNNNNNNNNNNNNNNNNNNNNNNNNNNNNNNNNNNNNNNNNNNNNNNNNNNNNNNNNNNNNNNNNNNNNNNNNNNNNNNNNNNNNNNNNNNNNNNNNNNNNNNNNNNNNNNNNNNNNNNNNNNNNNNNNNNNNNNNNNNNNNNNNNNNNNNNNNNNNNNNNNNNNNNNNNNNNNNNNNNNNNNNNNNNNNNNNNNNNNNNNNNNNNNNNNNNNNNNNNNNNNNNNNNNNNNNNNNNNNNNNNNNNNNNNNNNNNNNNNNNNNNNNNNNNNNNNNNNNNNNNNNNNNNNNNNNNNNNNNNNNNNNNNNNNNNNNNNNNNNNNNNNNNNNNNNNNNNNNNNNNNNNNNNNNNNNNNNNNNNNNNNNNNNNNNNNNNNNNNNNNNNNNNNNNNNNNNNNNNNNNNNNNNNNNNNNNNNNNNNNNNNNNNNNNNNNNNNNNNNNNNNNNNNNNNNNNNNNNNNNNNNNNNNNNNNNNNNNNNNNNNNNNNNNNNNNNNNNNNNNNNNNNNNNNNNNNNNNNNNNNNNNNNNNNNNNNNNNNNNNNNNNNNNNNNNNNNNNNNNNNNNNNNNNNNNNNNNNNNNNNNNNNNNNNNNNAGAACACCTGATCAGGCGTGCATGCATATGCCTTAAATGTCGTGGCTATGCATGGTCCATCCTACAAATATATGGAAATTATCGTGGTCCATCAGTGGTCATGACTGCAGGAAGGGACACCCAAGGACGCCGTATGTATAGTAAACTAGACAGGATACCCCGTGTATTGTCGtggaagttttttttttttttgagaattattGTCGTGGAAGTTGATTGTAATTATTTCAATGAGATTTGGTGGATGAAACATTAGCATTTTGATTAAAATGTGAGAACTGGAACTAAACTACGTATACTTCTATACACTATCCACATACTTCTATACCCCCATATAGTGTACCAATGTGAAGTCATATAGAGCATTGGACTTGAACTTGTTATACGGACGTGGTGCCTGTTTTATTTATAAACAATTTTAAataaagcgggacgaaagcctATTTTGAGATACAGACCATAAGATCTTTCGAATCAGACGGCTCATGTTAAATTACTTTAACTAGATGGCTACTTCACCACATGCCGTTGGAAGGCAAATCTGATGGCCCATGATGCAG is a genomic window containing:
- the LOC123090387 gene encoding protein SMAX1-LIKE 3-like, whose amino-acid sequence is MGRRPPGGEAATTGGRRGRGSSGCQASKAKSGEGRPAIFGGTELDETTANIPSWLRPYKDKTRIRLTCSGTSLQADAACRRPKFAELSATNLKILCDALELRVPRHRNIVPGISSTLLGCRSGVTRRRAGANPFGSSSSTWLLFLGRDDGGKMTVARDLARLVFGSYIEFTTLQVQGSPDISARTGKHALKRPRSPENDGDIEGRLFEAIMENPHRVILIDGIDRLNRESEMRIKNTIVGAGIARGRNGGVVSLEDAIVVLSASDSLEWRYMASSSSPWPRVKRRFNGQHREEGDAAGRSRCHHGWDLNFHAVDGEEEDNLANDQGILNVVDGVFLFN